A window of Proteus columbae contains these coding sequences:
- the ttrA gene encoding tetrathionate reductase subunit TtrA, whose product MAKFTRRQWLKGGLVIGGIAAFAASYRDVAKRAIDGLVDGTSGKVTLDRINGNSLLPEGKVVKDAKWQANTEQSVCMTQCFGCWTQCGVRARVDRANNKVLRIAGNPYHPLSHDHHFGYNMPIKEAFEKMGGESGLENRSTACARGATMMESLDSPTRILEPMKRVGKRGEGKWKRISFEQLIQEIVEGGDLFGEGHVDGLRTIRDLDTLIDPKQPALGPKANQLLMTNAGDDGRDTFIRRFAQNSFGSKNFGAHGSYCGLAYRAGSGALMNDLDKNAHVKPDWDYVEFALFLGTSPAQSGNPFKRQGRQLANARIRDSFNYVVVAPALPLTTTLANDHGHWVPVQPGTDAALVMGMIRWIIENNRYNAEYLSVPSEVSMKNVGEKSWTNATHLVISDEKHPLSGQMLTTAHFNDVAEGEEQTLVLSLEGELVPSTQVNKAQLFATHTVTLKTGATVTVKSSFQLLDEAAKRMTLAEYSERCKVPETTIAALGREFTAYGRKAAVISHGGMMGGNGFYTAWSVIMLNALIGNLNLKGGVSVGGGKFNGATDGPCYKMDSFKGKVKPKGMVLSRSKAAYEKSDEYRERIEKGESPYPAKAPWYPFAAGQLTEQLGSALAGYPYSLKAWITNMTNPIYGIAGIRQVMEERLKDPKHLPLIIGIDAFMNETTALADYIVPDTHNFESWGFSAPWSGVQTKASTARWPIVEPRVAKTADGQPISMETFCIAVAKALDLPGFGEKAIEDMDGNFYPINSAEDYYLRVAANMAFMGEKPVAPATNEDILLSGVDRILPAITSTLKNEEVLQVAYIYTRGGRFAPYDKAWNGEETGPQWKKPLQIWNEEVAKNHHAITGERYSGCPTYYPPRLSDGSDIHQHYPEEQWPLKLMSFKSHVVSSSTGMIQRLRMVKPSNLVAINPQDGKKWGVNHGDKVRIVTPGGQVEAEISLLDGVMPGVLAIEHGYGHQELGSRQHYLDEQPLPMDKGIGNGINLNDLGFADPTRQITNTWLDWVSGASVRQGLPAKIERIV is encoded by the coding sequence ATGGCTAAGTTTACAAGACGTCAATGGCTTAAAGGTGGGTTAGTTATCGGTGGTATTGCCGCATTTGCTGCCAGCTACCGTGATGTTGCTAAACGTGCCATAGATGGTTTAGTTGATGGCACATCAGGCAAAGTGACACTTGATAGGATCAACGGAAACTCTTTATTACCCGAAGGTAAAGTTGTAAAAGACGCAAAATGGCAAGCGAATACAGAGCAATCTGTTTGTATGACGCAATGTTTTGGGTGCTGGACACAATGCGGCGTTCGTGCCCGTGTTGATAGAGCCAATAATAAAGTTTTACGTATTGCAGGTAATCCTTATCACCCACTTTCTCATGACCATCATTTTGGCTATAACATGCCAATTAAAGAAGCATTTGAAAAAATGGGTGGTGAAAGTGGTTTAGAAAACCGCTCTACTGCGTGTGCTCGTGGTGCAACCATGATGGAAAGCCTTGATAGCCCAACACGTATTCTTGAGCCGATGAAACGCGTGGGTAAGCGCGGTGAAGGTAAATGGAAGCGCATTAGTTTTGAGCAGTTGATCCAAGAAATTGTTGAAGGTGGCGATCTCTTTGGTGAAGGCCATGTTGATGGTTTACGTACCATTCGTGATTTAGATACTTTAATCGATCCAAAGCAACCCGCTTTAGGCCCTAAAGCTAACCAATTATTAATGACAAATGCGGGTGATGATGGGCGAGATACGTTTATTCGTCGCTTTGCTCAAAACTCATTTGGTAGTAAAAACTTTGGTGCTCATGGCTCTTATTGTGGATTGGCGTACCGTGCTGGCTCTGGTGCGTTAATGAACGATTTAGATAAAAACGCCCACGTTAAGCCTGACTGGGATTACGTTGAATTTGCACTGTTTTTAGGAACATCTCCAGCACAATCAGGTAACCCATTTAAGCGTCAAGGTCGTCAGTTAGCTAACGCACGTATTCGTGATTCGTTTAACTATGTGGTTGTTGCTCCTGCTTTACCTTTAACAACAACATTAGCTAACGATCATGGACATTGGGTTCCAGTTCAACCGGGAACGGATGCCGCTTTAGTTATGGGGATGATCCGCTGGATCATTGAAAACAATCGTTACAATGCAGAATATCTGTCAGTACCAAGCGAAGTTTCAATGAAAAATGTGGGTGAGAAGAGCTGGACGAATGCGACCCACCTTGTGATCAGTGATGAAAAACATCCTTTGTCAGGACAAATGCTGACAACTGCACATTTTAATGATGTTGCAGAAGGGGAAGAGCAAACCTTGGTTTTATCACTTGAAGGTGAATTAGTTCCATCGACCCAAGTTAATAAAGCACAATTGTTTGCTACGCATACTGTGACATTAAAAACGGGTGCTACCGTTACGGTTAAATCAAGTTTCCAATTACTTGATGAAGCGGCTAAACGTATGACACTGGCAGAATATAGTGAGCGTTGTAAAGTACCAGAAACAACAATCGCTGCATTAGGTCGTGAATTTACCGCTTATGGCCGAAAAGCGGCGGTTATCTCTCATGGCGGTATGATGGGCGGTAATGGTTTCTATACTGCATGGAGCGTGATTATGCTTAATGCGCTAATAGGTAACTTAAACCTTAAAGGTGGAGTATCTGTTGGTGGCGGTAAGTTTAATGGTGCAACCGATGGGCCATGTTACAAAATGGATAGCTTTAAAGGTAAAGTTAAACCAAAAGGCATGGTGTTATCACGCAGCAAAGCAGCCTATGAGAAATCTGATGAATACCGTGAGCGTATAGAGAAAGGGGAATCCCCATATCCAGCAAAAGCACCTTGGTATCCGTTTGCTGCTGGACAATTAACTGAGCAGCTAGGCTCTGCATTAGCAGGTTATCCTTATTCATTAAAAGCATGGATAACGAATATGACCAACCCTATTTATGGGATTGCGGGTATTCGCCAAGTGATGGAAGAGCGCTTGAAAGATCCGAAGCACCTACCTTTGATTATTGGTATTGATGCTTTTATGAATGAAACAACAGCGTTGGCAGATTATATTGTTCCTGATACGCATAACTTTGAGAGTTGGGGATTTAGTGCGCCTTGGTCTGGTGTTCAAACTAAAGCAAGTACAGCACGCTGGCCGATTGTTGAACCTCGTGTTGCAAAAACAGCTGATGGTCAGCCAATTTCAATGGAAACATTCTGTATTGCTGTTGCAAAAGCCTTAGATTTACCAGGCTTTGGTGAGAAAGCAATCGAAGATATGGATGGTAACTTCTATCCAATCAATAGTGCAGAAGATTACTATTTACGCGTTGCCGCTAATATGGCGTTTATGGGGGAAAAACCTGTTGCCCCTGCAACCAATGAAGATATTTTATTAAGTGGTGTAGACCGTATTTTACCTGCGATAACATCAACATTAAAAAATGAAGAAGTTCTTCAAGTTGCGTATATCTATACACGAGGGGGTCGTTTTGCCCCTTATGACAAAGCGTGGAATGGTGAAGAAACGGGGCCTCAGTGGAAAAAACCATTACAAATCTGGAATGAAGAAGTGGCTAAAAACCATCATGCAATAACAGGTGAACGTTATAGTGGTTGCCCGACTTATTATCCACCACGTTTATCGGATGGTAGTGATATTCATCAGCATTATCCTGAAGAGCAGTGGCCATTAAAATTGATGTCCTTTAAGTCTCATGTGGTGAGTAGTTCAACAGGCATGATCCAGCGTTTAAGAATGGTAAAACCGAGTAACTTAGTCGCAATTAATCCTCAAGATGGTAAAAAATGGGGTGTTAATCATGGTGATAAAGTTCGCATTGTTACACCCGGTGGACAAGTGGAAGCTGAGATTAGTTTACTTGATGGCGTAATGCCGGGCGTTTTAGCGATTGAACATGGATATGG